A segment of the Egicoccus sp. AB-alg6-2 genome:
CAAGCACCTGGTCGTCAGCAAGGTCCGCGGCCGCTTCAGCCGCTTCAGCGGCACCGTGGTCATCGCCGACCAACTCGAGAACTCGACGGTCGACGTGACGATCGAGGCCGCCTCCATCGACACCAACGACGAGCAGCGCGACGGACACCTTCGCGGCGAGGACTTCCTCGACGTCGACAACCACCCGACCCTGACGTTCCGTTCCGACCGCGTGAAGGAAGCGGGTGACCACTACGTCGTCCCGGGTGAGCTCACCATCCGCGGCGTGACGCGTCCCGTGGAGCTCGAGGTCGAGTACCTCGGGCTGATCAAGGACCCGTGGGGCAACGACAAGGCCGGCTTCACGGCCAGCACGACCATCGACCGCGAGGACTTCGGCATCACCTGGAACGCGGCGCTCGAGACCGGCGGCGTCCTCGTCGGCAAGACCCTCAAGATCGAGATCGACCTGCAGCTGGCGCAACAGGCCTGACCCGCAGGCGACGAAACGCCCCGGCACCGCACCCGCGGTGACCGGGGCGTTCGTCGCGGCCGGCAGGACGGTCCGTCACACGGGAGCGGTCAGGCGGTCGTGTCGGTGCCCCGTGCGCGCGAGGCGATGCGGTCCAGCGCCCGGATGAGCACCTCGACCTCGTCGTCCTCGAGCAGCGACGTGAAGTGCTCGTCGACGCCGCGCAGGTGCGTCGGTGCCGTCGAGCGCAGCATCTGCAGACCCTGCGGCGTCAGTTCGGCGAAGGTCCCGCGGCGATCGTCCGGGCACGCGGCCCGCTGGACCAGCCCCTCGGACTCCATGCGGTCGACCAGGCGGGTCAATCCGCTCTTGGACAACAGCACGGCCTCGGCGAGTTCCTGCATCCGCAGGCGGTGCCCGTCGGCCTCCTGCAGGTGGACCAGGACGTCGTACCAGGCCAGCGGCAGCTGGACCTGTTCACGCAGTTCGCGGCCGAGGACATCGGTGACGCGGGCGTGCGCCTCCAGAAATGCCCGCCAGGCGGCCAGCCGCTGGGCGGGGATGCGGGCATGGCCGGTGGCGGCGGGGGCGGTGTCGGTGCTCATGCCGCGAATGCTACCCATGCGGCCCGGGGCGATCCCTCCGCTCCGGCGTTGCGGCCACCTCGGTACCGCGGGCGTCGACGTGGCCGCTGCCGTCCGCCGGCTGGCAGCGCGGGCACCAGTACACCAGCCGCTGTTGCTCGCCCAGGTGGCCAGCACGGATCGCGCTCCCGCACCGCCGACACGGTGCCCCGCCGCGCCCGTACACCCACAGGGTCCCGACGGGTGCACCGGTGACCGTCGTGCGCGAGGACGATTCCAGGTTGCGGCGCAGCAGGCGCGCCGCCGTGTCGTAGACGGCGCGTCGCACCTCGACTGGAACGGCCGCCAGCGGCAGATGGGGGTCGAGACCGTGCAGGAACGCCACGTCACACCGGTAGACGTTGCCGATCCCGCAGGCCACCGACTGGTCCAGCAGGACCTCGCCGATGGGACGCCCGGGATCCTGGCGGTCGAGTCGCGCGAGGACGTCGTCGAGGTCGGCCCGCGGTTCGCACAGGTCGGGCCCCAAGCGGCGCAGCGTGGGATGTCGGGCCAGGCCCTGCTGGTCGAGGACCTCGACCACGGGGGCGGCGAAGCAGACCGCGGTGGCGCCCGCAACGCCCAGGACCACCCGGGCCGACCGCGGCGACTTCTGCCACCGCTCGCCCGGCCGGTAGACGTGCCACGACCCCGTCATTCGCAGATGAGTGTGCACCACCAGGCCTTCGTCGGTGTGGACGAGCAGGTGCTTGCCTCGCGCCTCGACGCGCGTGACGGTGGCGCCCGGGCGGGGCAGTGGTGGACGCAGGCGGGGGAGTTCGACCCGGGTGAGCGCCCGGCCGACGAGGACGGGGCGGAGCGCCGCTGCGGCGCGATGGATCGTGTCTCCCTCGGGCATTCCGTGAGCGTACGGGCGGGTGCGGCCCTCGATGCGACGAGCCTCCCACCGAAGGGTGGGAGGCTCGTCGTTGCGACGCGAAGACGTCGGCCGCGCGGCGCGGGCAGCAGGGCCGCCCGTGCCGGTGAAGTGCCTACAGGTCGTAGGGCCGCAGGGTCCCGCGGCCGTTCTCCTTGGCACGCTTGGCAGCGTCCTGGAGCAGCGCGCTGATCTTCTCGTTCAGCGCGTCCGGGAGGCTCGAGTCCATCCGGAGCTCGAGACCCTTGACGGCCTCCTTGACCTTGCTCTGCACGATGAGTGATTCCGCCATGACGGTCTCCTTCTGTCTGGATCGGGAGCGGCGGAGCACCATAGAACCCTCGAGGGCGGAAACGCGAGTACCCACCACGCGCCGAGGGGCCCGTCCACGCGACGCGCGGCCGGTCACGGACGCAGCGTCATCCCGCGATAGCCGGTGGTGAACCCCGCCTGCTCGAGTGCGGCCACCCAGCGCGGCTGCTCGTGGACAGGGTCGCCGTCCACCCGCAGTACCTCGAGCTTGCGGAGACGGCCTGGTCGCACCAGCAGGCGCAGAGCGGCCAGCCAACGCTCCGGCGCGACCGGGTGGTCGAAGGTCGCGAGACTGCGTCCTCCGCGTTCGACGAACACCGCCGGCAGCCCGTCCACGAGCACGACGAAGGCGCCGGCGGAACGGGCCGGTCGCCCGGCGCTGGGTGGCCAGGCCAGCGCCGCCCCGTAGGGCTGCGCGGGGTCGGTCGCCGCGAGCACCACCACGCGGCCCTCACCGGGATGATCGGGATCGAACCACGGCTCGTCCTCGGGTGCCTCGCGATGGCTTCGAAGGCGGTCGATCGCCCCAGAAGCCGCGAATTGTGCCGCTCCGAGCCCAGCGACGACGTAGCCGCGACGAACCTGACCGGCTTCCTCCATCGCCTTGAGCACGGGATAGACGGCACTGAAGCCGCCGGTCACCGCCTCGATGCGCAGCGCCTCGCGGGTGAGGACGCCGTGCCGCTCCAGCAGTTGTTCGGCCAGGGCGTGGGCACGCTCGGTCGCGGTCGGCGCCGGTTCGAGCAGTTCTCGGGTGAGCGACCAGCGACCCTGCGCCGACGGCGGGCCCAGGCGCGTGAGCCGTCCCGGTCGGGGGCGACCGCCCGCCCGTCCGCCCGAGGAACGCCTCGCCGGCCCGAGCGCGCGAACGGGGGCATACGTGTCGTTGGTGACCTCGCCGGCCCAGACCAGGTCCCACAGCGCCGCGAGCACCAGGTCCTGGTCCGGCACGCCGGAGGCCGCGAACAGCTCCGGCCAGAACGACGCACCCCGCTGCGCGAGGTGCGCACGCAGCGCATGGTGGACCTCATGTTCGGGTGGTTCGCCGACCGGAGTGGGGGCCAGCAGGTGCACCTGGTCGCGGAAGCACAACACGACCCGTCCGTCGCTGGCTCCGAGCGGCTCGACCCCGAGCCACACCACCTCGCCGGCGGCGACGAGCTGGTCGAGATCGCCGGGCCGATAGCCCTCGACCCTGGCGGGGAGCACGTCAGCCTCCAACACCGAGGCGGGAACGGGGACCCCCTGGAGCTGGGCGACGGTCTCGACGACGGCTTCGAGTCCGCGTCGTGGCCGTCCGGCGGCGCCGCGCACCTGTTGCCACACCGGCAGGAACCTCCCGAGTGCCGCCGCGTCGACCGGTTCGACCTCGGCCCGCAGCGCCGCGAGCGATCGACGTTTGAGCCGGCGCAGCAGCTCGCGGTCGATCCACTCGCGTTGAACGCCACCGGGTCGGAACTCCCCGTGGAGTACCCGGTCCTGGCGTTGCAACCACCGCAGCGTCGCCTCGACCCGCTCGACGGGAACGGACAGGCGTGCCGCGCACTCGGCCGTCGTGAACGGTCCGTGGGTGCGGGCATAACGGCCGACGAGGTCGCCCAGTGGATCGTCGACGGGCTCGGTGAACGCCTGCGGCA
Coding sequences within it:
- a CDS encoding YceI family protein; amino-acid sequence: MSTATSTLPTTGTWVIDASHSSVEAIAKHLVVSKVRGRFSRFSGTVVIADQLENSTVDVTIEAASIDTNDEQRDGHLRGEDFLDVDNHPTLTFRSDRVKEAGDHYVVPGELTIRGVTRPVELEVEYLGLIKDPWGNDKAGFTASTTIDREDFGITWNAALETGGVLVGKTLKIEIDLQLAQQA
- a CDS encoding MarR family winged helix-turn-helix transcriptional regulator; translation: MSTDTAPAATGHARIPAQRLAAWRAFLEAHARVTDVLGRELREQVQLPLAWYDVLVHLQEADGHRLRMQELAEAVLLSKSGLTRLVDRMESEGLVQRAACPDDRRGTFAELTPQGLQMLRSTAPTHLRGVDEHFTSLLEDDEVEVLIRALDRIASRARGTDTTA
- a CDS encoding Fpg/Nei family DNA glycosylase, whose product is MPEGDTIHRAAAALRPVLVGRALTRVELPRLRPPLPRPGATVTRVEARGKHLLVHTDEGLVVHTHLRMTGSWHVYRPGERWQKSPRSARVVLGVAGATAVCFAAPVVEVLDQQGLARHPTLRRLGPDLCEPRADLDDVLARLDRQDPGRPIGEVLLDQSVACGIGNVYRCDVAFLHGLDPHLPLAAVPVEVRRAVYDTAARLLRRNLESSSRTTVTGAPVGTLWVYGRGGAPCRRCGSAIRAGHLGEQQRLVYWCPRCQPADGSGHVDARGTEVAATPERRDRPGPHG
- a CDS encoding DUF1931 domain-containing protein gives rise to the protein MAESLIVQSKVKEAVKGLELRMDSSLPDALNEKISALLQDAAKRAKENGRGTLRPYDL